AACAGCGGCCAAATTTTATATGCCCATAACCCTCATCAGCTTATCCCGCCGGCCAGCTTAGCTAAGCTGGTAACTTTAAAGCTGGCTTATCAGGCCATCGGCGAGGGCCGCTTAAGCGCAGATAGCCTAATACCTATCAGCGGCCGGGCGCATTTTAGCAACCAGCCGGCCGGCAGCAGCTTAATGTATATCGCCGAAGGCCACCGGGTAACTTTGTACGAATTAATGCTGGGCCTTGCTTTACCCTCCGGCAACGATGCGGCGGTGGCGGTGGCCGAAGCGGTGGCCGGCAGTGTAGAAGATTTTGTAACCTTGATGAATGACGAAGCCCGCCGGCTTGGCCTTAGCGATACCACCTTTACCGAGCCGGCCGGTATCGCCGGCAGCAATATAACTACAGCTTACGACTTTGCCCGCTTTACCCGCAGCTATTTAGCCAGCCACCCTTATGCGATAGAGCAGCTGCATAATAGACGCAGCTTTACCTACCCTACCGCCGCTAATTTGGGTAACGCCACCGTGCGCTGGGCCCCAATGCTGCGGGGCAACACCAATAATTCTTTACTAAATAATTATGAATACGCCGATGGCTTAAAGACTGGCTTTATTAGGGCCGCCGGTTACAATTTAGTGGCTACCGCCCGGCGTGATGGTATGCAGTTAATAGCGGTCATTTTAGGGGTACAGGCACCGGGCCCGCAAACGGGCTCGGTACGGCGCAACCAAGATGCCATCACCCTTTTTGATTACGGCTTTAATAACTTTGAGTTTATTAACTTAAATAATTTTATCGCTATCCCGGCCAGAATATGGGGCGGTGAGGAACGCACCGCTTGGCTTAAAATACCCAATAATAAGGCTGCCTTATTAATTAGACGCTGTTTTAGCCGCGAAGTTACCTTTAATACTCCGGCTAATCTTAATTTGTTAGCTCCTTTGCCTGCCGGTTATGAGGCCGGCCGGCTAACCATAAATTATGCCAATAATTCCTACACCTTACCGCTGATAACCGCCGGCGAAATACCGGCCGTTCCCAATAGGCTTTTGTATAAGCTAGCGCGGCTGGCTTTATGGTTTAAACAACTGGCTTTAACTCTTAAAGCTTAAGGTAGTGTAAATAGCTACGGCCTCGTACGGTAGCGCAAATTAAAGTTACACCTGCTAAAATCATCACTCTCTCTATCTTAACCATAATTATAGCATATTATCTCCCTACCTCCTAGCAAAGAATTTCTAATTAAGTTATAGTAAAGGTAATACCACCTAACTTAACGAAAATTTAAGGGAGAGATACGATGAGTAATAAAAAAATTAACCCGCAAGTCATCACCAACGAAGACGGTGCCAGTATGGAAAAATTGGTAAGCCTGTGCAAACGGCGCGGCTTTGTTTACCAATCGTCCGAGATTTACGGCGGCCTTAACGGCGCATGGGATTACGGCCCGTTGGGCGTAGAGCTTAAAAATAACATTCAAAAAATTTGGTGGCAGGCCATGACCCGCAAACACGATAACATTGTGGGCATTGACGGCGCCATTATGATGCATCC
The Spirochaetaceae bacterium DNA segment above includes these coding regions:
- a CDS encoding D-alanyl-D-alanine carboxypeptidase, which codes for NSGQILYAHNPHQLIPPASLAKLVTLKLAYQAIGEGRLSADSLIPISGRAHFSNQPAGSSLMYIAEGHRVTLYELMLGLALPSGNDAAVAVAEAVAGSVEDFVTLMNDEARRLGLSDTTFTEPAGIAGSNITTAYDFARFTRSYLASHPYAIEQLHNRRSFTYPTAANLGNATVRWAPMLRGNTNNSLLNNYEYADGLKTGFIRAAGYNLVATARRDGMQLIAVILGVQAPGPQTGSVRRNQDAITLFDYGFNNFEFINLNNFIAIPARIWGGEERTAWLKIPNNKAALLIRRCFSREVTFNTPANLNLLAPLPAGYEAGRLTINYANNSYTLPLITAGEIPAVPNRLLYKLARLALWFKQLALTLKA